The region TTACGTAAGTCCTTCTAATTTGAGTGGTCTATTGAGGTAGACAGTATTGCCATCATTAGCTGGTTCGTTAATGAGTTGTGATAGATGACGCATCATACGATGACGATTAGCTATAGGACAACCAGACGCACTGAAAAAACacattataaatcacatattaccGACAACATAAACATGACAGGTTTTAAGTGAACAGCAGATTAACTTGAGACTCGAATTGAGACATGCACATGTATATCACTGCCTTCATTCAGTCAAACCCACATAATTCAGATCAGTTTCCGGATTCTGATCTCACCCAGGAAATCATTAACGGTTCATTtattataaataaatatatgtaaaatACGGAATGATGTTTAATCGAGAATTCGCATGAACTGGATGAATTTCATTGGTCTCAAATGATCCAAATCATGCGGGTTCCAGTAAAGTTCTAAACTGAACTGTTTGTCAGGAATGAAATGATGCAAAGTGTCATGCAATATTGACAGTGTCAACAAATGAGAATTTTACtcatcagaacaaaaaagcaaataattaattttcgGAAAAACCACACCATCCTTGAACCAGAAGTGAAATCCACTTCTACCATAATACTGGGTAGTGTACAATATATTCATGTATACATATCGTATACTAGAATTACCATACAGAGTGGTTAACAATgtacaaaaacaaatataaaatcatcCGTAACACCAAAAATAAGTCACAAAACCAGCATTAGGAACCCTCAAAGTGTCCAAAACAATTAAGAAACTAATTTCTCTAAGTGGTGAAACTAAAACAAAAAAGATTCCTAAAATCTCAAAAATGAGCTGgatagaaataattactttctttcaataataaaGAGTTGATAGAACTGGTTAATGCATTAATAATGATCCAGCAAATTTTTccatacaaaaacaaaaaagaccACAACACAAGGGAAAGGATTGATGATCAGACAACACTTCCACCTAGTGTTCAAGTCTACCTTCGATGTGACAAATATTTTCCAGTCACGTGACCTGTACCATCGCATCCAGGCACAGGACATCTATGTCAGCAATAACAAAACAATTATAAAATACAGTTAGTTCAAAGAGATATAGTAAGATACATCAGAGTTAGGTTAGTTCAGGTTAGTCTCAAGTGTTCTATTGTATCAGATATATTATCATATCAAAGTGGTTCTAACATGATAACGTTTAACTAGGAGCAATTTCATTACAACTTCAACATCATTAGATTAGATTTATGAACAAATATTGTAGCCACCACTAATAAAAACACTTATATCCAATATCAATCACTACCCAGATGCgtaaaatgttatcaatatcaaataaaGGCCCCACCTTTCTTGCTACTTACTGTACTAGGGAAGTAGAATTGAGGAATGTGATTAGACCTAATGACGACCCAATTTGAAATGTGAACCtgaatttctataaaatgCTCCAAAACCACAAATATAAGCTACACAACACTGAGAGGACAACAATAGGTAGCGCACCTGAGGGGCTCATCATCCTCCCGTTTTTTGGGTTTGTTCGCCCGAGGACAGCCAGATAGGCTACGATGAGATGCATAATTTCCAGTCACATGACCAGAACCATCACAGCCCGGAGTTGGACACCTATGTTAGAAATTAGCATTGTTAATATCAGTTAGCAGATAGTTTTAGTGTGAGTAGTATTAAAAGTTatatcaacataacaaaaacgTTTCATTAGTTTTTATATTCTATGTAAGAATAGCTTTATCAATACAGGGAACATAAAGtgatacaaaacaaaaaacgtaAATTTGACAAAACTTCAGAGAAAACCTACTTACTGCATGATGCATGTTACTACTAAAATGATTCACTcacaatatcaattttgtGCAACTACCTGGTAAAGTTTTTTGTGTATTGATTAGTCGTTATGAACCAATAGCTCGTAGCAGGTTACATCAATGACACATGTACTAAATATAATACTGAGAGATCTGAagattgattgttttgataaccAATGTTTCTAGAAAAGACTTTTACAATACTAATGTACACACTATCACCATAGTTACACATATTATTACACAgagaaataagaaatatcaTCTCACTTTTGTTCGACATGGTTAGCTTGAATCAGCGCACGTTCAGCTCTCGGACAGCCAGATAAACTTCTGTGTGTCGCGTAGTTGCCTGTGATATGTCCAGTGCCATCGCAGTCTGGTGTTGGACATTGTATCAGTTCCTTCTTACCCAAGAACTTTTGCTCGCTGGGTGAAAGAGGTTCTGGCGGTAGGTGTGCATATGGGTTGGTTGGATTGGGTGATCCGAGCCTGTAATATGATAGAATTAATTTTACTACTATCAcaaaatatccaaatcatttGCAGGGGAATCATCTGGCATACTGAACAAACCATTATACATTTCAATTTCTACCATAGCACAAATAATGGCCGCGCAATTAAAGTCTACTAACATAACAATATTGAAGCACCTTTGTAGAAAGCATATCTTCTTTTCACATCCCGTCTTCACCATAGCACGAAGCACAGGAGTTAGGATAAATAATATTCGAGGATATATAAAATCCACAATCATGTATAATTTTGGCTTCATCATAAATCTATACGCGGCATTTTGTGTCAGCAAATAGCTGCTTGAACTTAATGGAATTAAGGTTACCGTCCGGCTGTCCATCAGTGGATGCagagaaaattaaaatatttaacaTACCGTGATTGTTGTGACATCGGCGACCTAATACTAGGTTGAGTCACCAACGGTGGTGGAGGTGACAGCGACGAAGAAATGGTAGGCGATGAGACGTGTGGAGGTTGCGTTGACACAACAACTGTCGAAGTATTGAGTTGTTTACTACAAGTCGTAGTAGCGGTAGGGCTCGCAGAACACTGTCCATCCTGAACGTTAATGTTTATATGTCGAGCTATATCACTCACACCACTTGTTGTGCTATCCGGCGTTAAACTATTGCTAGTaatagtattattattattattaataataatcgtAGGCGAGGAAGATTCCTGAGATTTACAGCTGAAATCCATTGGCTGCTCCTGTGGAGCATGACTGCGTGAAATAACAGGAATGTTTAATGGGGTCATGGTTGGCTTTTTGGCATAATTATTAACACATTCCTCCATCTTAGTAGTGTCTTTTGTCGAAAGGTTAATAGGTTGCAAAGGATCGTAGCGATATTGGGGTTTATAAAGATGTGGCCGTTTGCTTAGAATATTCGGGCGATCTGGCGCAGATTCACACATTTTAATCTGACCAGACTGCTGCTGTGATTGAACCGGCTGCGCGGATAGCAGACTTTTCACCAAGTATGCTTTTGCATCGAATGCTGGCACATTAAGATCTGGTCGATTATATTTCTCCAGTTCTTTAGTGAGATTCGTACGTGGCGTTTGCGTGGACACAATCGGAGGATATCCATACTCCTGCAGATCTAACTGTTTCGTGAGAATCATAGGCCGAAGAACTCGATCACTGGATACTGTAATACACAAATACAGAGAACATACCATCAATATCGAGCTGCCCAGCAGCAGCGGCCATTTCTGTATATCCTTATCAGTTTGTCAGAAAGAATTAGTTATTAATGTAATAGAAATTGTCTCTGGAATTCTATCagtttttttgctttttcacTCCAATTATAGCAAATATTTCCAATGTAATGTACTTAAAATGATTATCAACGAGTAACATTTAACGAAACAATCAACAACAATCAAACTACAAAATATTTACCCGTAAAAGATTTCAAACCCTTAGCGCGATGATTAAATGTATGCATATGCCTGCAATGCACCACCCCAAATAAACTGTTCATAAAGTTGCTGTCAGCGAAAGCAGTTGCGACAAGAGTTGATGTATTGATCGTTGGTATTTTTACATGCGCCCATCATAAGCGCATAAGTTATACAGCCTtttgaaatcttttatttcaaaatcatgacaTCATACATATTAATGTTGTTTTGCAGCGAAGCCTGAGGCCAGTTTAATAAAATCAATCTGATAACACTTTTTGCCTAGTGGGGAAACAGTTTACAATGGTTTCTCGAATGATCATTTCGAAtgaaactttttcaaaatcaagtcTTCCAATAGTATGTGTTACACAATATTCTACGAAATTAAAATGATGTGGAATCTTTAGTCGAAAGCCTTATAGATTTTGGATGCGGTCGTTACAGTTACGTACCTAATTTGTTAATGAAGTAATGGTTGAATTGAGTacgaaataatgttgtaaaacaattaatgattttcattatcagagtAGAATCAGATTTTAAGTTATACGATATGTCATTATGTTATTTTCTTGGTATATAAGAAGCGTactttaaaattcaaattccaccATTAATTCGCTGACACGTGTAAAATgccattgatttttttcatcattcgccgcaatgaaacattttcatgTAGAAATCAATGTCGATGTAGTTATTCATAGAAACAAACAGCAACACTTCGAACTTTACAAAGAGCCGAAAGGCAAAGCTTCTTATTCATATCAGACGATAGGATTGCACAGCGCGAAGTCAACTGATACGTATGATGATGATATGTGTTCCATGGCATCGACATTAAAAATATTCGCCGCTAAAGTTTCTTTGATTTATTCTAAAACGCGAGTAAACTTGCATAAAACAGCCACACCTAAAAATGACGCATTTCCTTTTTAACGAAATAGTCTCCGCGCTGCAGTTCGATGAATCAAAACCATTTTAACTGACTGGGCTGCAGATGTCATGATTCGATAGCGGGTAAATAAATTCCAAGCATGCAGGAAAATATAACTAAAAGCTAACTATATATGTTGACCAATTGAAATATCACAAAATATTGGAGATGACGAAAACGAAATCCGTTTTTGAGTTACTATATATAGATGGCTTTAGAACATTAACCTATTCACCTTGATTATGGAAAATGTCGGGCTCAAAATGAGAAAGGGCTTAACTTTCCCCTAAATTGAGGATAACAAATGATTAGAAAATTTCTAGATCAAGATGTTTAGAAATTTGCCTTGCAATTCAAAAAGCATGTCAATTGTTGTTATGGgtaaaaagattttcaaagGATGCTTGATTAGTCATCAAAATGGAGATGCTTCCATTTATGCTGCCAATCATTTACTGGCAGttaaaatatttcactttCAAAGTGTTCTTTATTGGGTGTGATTACGCGCGTATAATTGGTGAATTTTAGTTCATTCATATGAAACCCAGAATTCAAAAATACCAACCAGCAGACTGGGCAGCCAGTGCTGCAACTTCTTTATCATCACACGCCACCAGCATCGCTTTAGTTTGAGCTGTGGGACCCGGGATAAGCACGAGATGCACGGAGCCTAAACCACAATGAAAAGACAACACCAAATATGTAAAAAAGGGTGAAACTAAAAAGAATTGCTTGTAtaccaaaaaataaatctacatGTACCAGAATGACCAGGATTAAATTTCAATGGGACTTTGGAATTGgccaaaaaaaatataaatacacaTGAAGGGAGCTGAAACCTTAATTCACTAATCATCCTGATCACTCTTAGAGCCATACTATAGGTGGAGAAAACATGAAACACCAATGAAATGTAGGGCaggttgaaaaaaaacaaaacaagacACCGATGCACACTAATATATAGGTAGCCATTTATAGACTTTTGCGGTTGAATCTTACATTCTTTAGAGGGTTCTTGCTTGCTTGATTGAAGTAGGAATTGCTCGTGGTATTCTGataaatcaaacaaatcaTAAACGTTTGAGTTAACCCTGGCAGACGAACTAAcgaagattttttttcaaataacgaGTCGTTAAGGTAATCGTGACAAAACATTTACACTGTGgaacgaatgaatgaatttatcaTTCAGGAATTTCATCACAATTTACACAACTACAAAATGTCCCAAATACGAGACAgctataaatggaaaaaaattaacgaAGATGAATCAGGATAAACCATGAtccgtaatgctgaaaaataacgaagttcattaatttcagTTTAATTAGTAAAAAAAAGTTGATGATGAAGTACAAGTTGACTGAACACGAATGAAGCACTGTGATTGGGCgacaattttgaatattttttcagtgaATTTTCAACACATCTCTTGCGTGTAAAAACGTCCATGCGTAGAATTATCCTTTAAAAATGTCAGCATCAAAAGTCAAATTTCTTATCGAATGGAATCTTATCTTAGCATACATCTAGTGAATTGCGTGGTAAATGATCTTTATTCATTAGTGAAAAATTCTAAACGTTGCTCCGGATTTTCTGTCAACATAAGGATGAATTTCTGTGATTGAATATCTTCAGACGCATCGTGAAAATACATCAATAGTTTAACATAATAAATCTTATACAACagaaatctatatatatttttctagtttCCAATAACATTCTAAAATCAActagaatgaatatatcataTCCGTTTATTGCTAGTACccaaaaaacttaaaataCAATGTTAACAGGAAATGTATGCCCAAAAGATAATACATTGACTTGagaaattctatttttagcCTAACTAAAGAATATGATCAGAATTAGATtggttaaaatcaaaattttatacatataaaaattttcattcaaagaGTGAAACGCATTCCTagtattttatcatatttgcACATGTTTCGGTGAATTCCGACATGGCAACACATTTATAACCTACCAGCAATGCGTTGAGCAAAAAGTCTAAATTCTGAAAGtaaaaaatcattattcaacacaacCAAAAACTGAAAACTTCACTCACGCTGTACACCATACGGCAGGGTCAGGAGTGTGCTAACTTTCAtttgatacaaaaacaaaacgtcaaatcaaaaaaaaaaacaaaaagtcTATCAGTAGTAATAGAATGGGTAGTAGGTATTTTGTATACTGTTCCTACCAGATTTTGCTTGTTGAGCTTTCATTGTAACCAGTTTTCCCATAGCTGCTATTGGACAACCAGACAAACTGAAATGATAGTATAACATACAACGTGGAAACATCTATACATTATAAACCAACCAACTAATCAGTAAAATTCAGATCCGATAACTAGTACCTTCTGTGTGAATTTCTATTACTGTTTACATGACCACGGCCACTACATCCAGGAGTTGGACACCTAAACAAAAAACCTTGTTTTCTATATGGTGAATATACATTATGCATCTATGATGtttttttgctaaaaaaaaaactacaaccGTATTGACAATACATGAAAGGTGTTAAAAGCTATACATTATTGATCTTGAAAGAAAATTCTTCAAACAcagaaatcaaaataattttaaatttcttCAGGCTACATAATACAGATCAAAGGGATGacatttcttcatttcataTACTGATGACATTGATCATATCTCCCTCCCATTATAGCTGACATGCAAAGAAATTCCTCACAATTTCTTAAGTGAAtcaacaaaaatagaaagatttatcGCTGATTCATAACATCAGTCACTTACCCTACTTGTTGCTCTTGTCGAACAGCTTGGAGaactgaaattaataaaatacaaaaattagTCATATCTGTcagaaatatgatatcaaagaaataatttcacaaGAAGGATAAGACTTCAATTAGTTTTATAGctcaaaaatgaatattcagttcaatgaaaaatgttgaGCTGTTTATCTTGCTTTAAGATtcctaaaaatcaatttttcatgatAGCTCTACAGGCCCAGAGGGTTAACTAGGTGTGGTTCACAATAACTTCATCAACAATTTGCACACGGCCAATTTTAAGTACCCGGTAGATTTATAAATACATATGAAtgtagaaattgaaattgtttcttCTGCCACGATAAGAGTCTAAACAGCTATACAGTTGATATGTACATAtttgtacatatatatgtCATGTCATTCATCCCAGTTGCAAAGATTTATCTAATCCAATAAAAGGAATCACTAGTAATGCAGTACTCACCTTCTGCTGGGATTTTATCTTTCCTTGGACAGCCAGATACGCTAAAAAAATAAAGTGTACCTGTAGACAAAAAACGTTTCAAAATGTATCTGTATGTATTCAGTCGTTTCATGTTTTTTACCTTCTATGGTGTGAATACAGCCCAGTTACGTGCCCAGTTCCATCACATCCTGGAGTTGGGCATTTTGTTGTTATTTCTCGATATTTTCCTACTTGACCGGAGTCTAACTTGGTATTCATTGCCATTCTCTCGAGGTCAACTTCTTGTTCATCCTCGGGTGACCATTCAGCCAATACAGTGAATCCCGGGTCCTCATTATTGTTgctatcattttcatcaactgGTGGCGTAGTCGGTTGTGACTGAGTTGCTGCCGGAATGTTCACATGTTTTGCTCGCATCTGCTGATGCTGCTTTTGTTGCTGAAGCTGTTGATTGTGTTGATGTTGAAGTTGTTGATGTTGATGCATAATGGATATATGAGGACTAGTAAGGGAAGTATGTACATTATCCGTAGATATATGATGGTTTGTCGACATCGAATGTGGTGTAAACAGACTAGATATGGAATGTGACAATGGTGCAGCGTGACTGCTGACCACAGATGCCATGGATGATGTCATGGAATGATGTTGTTGCGTTTGATTCATGCGAGAGGAAGCTATTTGGTTCGCGACCTGATTCGCTACATTTTCCGGAATTGTAACCGTCGATGATGATAAAAGCGAACTCACAGAAAATGAACCGATCGGTTTAACTGATAGATTTGAGTGATTTGACGGAGAGGGAATTGTATTCATTGTCACAGATATAGGCAACTGATTATTCTTCACATCCGCAACACTAGAAATACCGTTAGTAGTAATCACAGAGTTTGTATTACTGGTTACTGTCTGAATGCAAGATGGTTGAGGAGTCAAACCCAATGGAGGCGCTGCAGCAATTACTGTATTACTACTTGATACAGCCTGTTGTGTCAAACCGATAGACTGAGTTGGCT is a window of Tubulanus polymorphus chromosome 2, tnTubPoly1.2, whole genome shotgun sequence DNA encoding:
- the LOC141899134 gene encoding uncharacterized protein LOC141899134 — protein: MAAKKHKNDTDLCELPTKKSRLKTTNEDSEIVDSNFKSQKTTKTVSPKKLTVDSSNSKKLKRQLNGLDKDCDILNRSSQNGAEKKPKKLISAKREKSPVKMNSNPKLCNPQSKRKIKSDIEQSDMETDETATDSNNSSPDKSDPFMEDDDSLDEDRKAIRETERALRSLSGDFGDEDTFFSNNWFKRDKNKKKDVKPKRCSKAKERKCENGDKDEVDCAFVEITPIPSLKKEPVPDVKNDIGIAKEINHDLNQNKSNIPQVDDEFKENGDIEEEEKDSNVDKESVVSVTESSAAADLENLLKIEQQCATIQSWAEKQQNTTIRENLNEDKEKASADTASECGLMKDLEDTEKCLQEIENASKNIFDVSANKDSYVETEDRMTEDAINKHLSEDDEDTEIEDNDEANEPVVSYDCSHAGNLKENVIIHHAKSKPDVYTSDSFHGAKGDMIISVSDDFGAKTKTINESDSLECAIDRPVVKSEKNVEPISEKDPNGQTPPAVSCVHVPVVSVSRPAVINSVKHSVQKITNGSTANTTSVINAIRSTNCSAAASNIGHIVVPNSPLLTQIHFIQPTQSIGLTQQAVSSSNTVIAAAPPLGLTPQPSCIQTVTSNTNSVITTNGISSVADVKNNQLPISVTMNTIPSPSNHSNLSVKPIGSFSVSSLLSSSTVTIPENVANQVANQIASSRMNQTQQHHSMTSSMASVVSSHAAPLSHSISSLFTPHSMSTNHHISTDNVHTSLTSPHISIMHQHQQLQHQHNQQLQQQKQHQQMRAKHVNIPAATQSQPTTPPVDENDSNNNEDPGFTVLAEWSPEDEQEVDLERMAMNTKLDSGQVGKYREITTKCPTPGCDGTGHVTGLYSHHRSVSGCPRKDKIPAEGEYCITSFLFRCPTPGCSGRGHVNSNRNSHRSLSGCPIAAMGKLVTMKAQQAKSGSVHLVLIPGPTAQTKAMLVACDDKEVAALAAQSAVSSDRVLRPMILTKQLDLQEYGYPPIVSTQTPRTNLTKELEKYNRPDLNVPAFDAKAYLVKSLLSAQPVQSQQQSGQIKMCESAPDRPNILSKRPHLYKPQYRYDPLQPINLSTKDTTKMEECVNNYAKKPTMTPLNIPVISRSHAPQEQPMDFSCKSQESSSPTIIINNNNNTITSNSLTPDSTTSGVSDIARHININVQDGQCSASPTATTTCSKQLNTSTVVVSTQPPHVSSPTISSSLSPPPPLVTQPSIRSPMSQQSRLGSPNPTNPYAHLPPEPLSPSEQKFLGKKELIQCPTPDCDGTGHITGNYATHRSLSGCPRAERALIQANHVEQKCPTPGCDGSGHVTGNYASHRSLSGCPRANKPKKREDDEPLRCPVPGCDGTGHVTGKYLSHRSASGCPIANRHRMMRHLSQLINEPANDGNTVYLNRPLKLEGLTCPTPGCDGTGHSNGSFLTHRSLSGCPRATQAMKKAKLSIEEMNAIQQKVQAGESLENDEEIAKLDKDIAILQKSNSENERENVKFRSEISVKETKCIQNEKDNNRLRDANKSLLNSLGSIKQTLIKYLHNVQLPSCNDTINDENFDSYVSRLQQLCLDVYSVENKVLFERVKLALSEVQIPN